From Kitasatospora sp. MAP12-44:
TGACATCCCTTCGTGCATACAGAGGAGAACGTGCGGGCCCGGGCGGGCCCGCACGGCGGCCGGCTCAGCGCGGCATGGTCGCGGGGGTCTCCTTGGCGTGCTGCTCCACCTTGTCGCGGATCAGCTCCATCTGGATCCGCGAGTTGCGGTTGATGTGCTCGGTCATCCCGGCGTCGTCGACCGGCGCGGTGGGCTTCATCCGGAAGTCCTGGATCCAGCGCATCGACGTGCCGCCCGGGACCTCGTGGTACTCCCAGCGGATGCTCATGTGCTCGAACGGGCCGGTCTCCACGCGGCGCGCCTCGACCGTCAGCGACTGCCGGTCGGCCTCCCGTTCGGACACCCAGCTCCAGACCTTGCCCTGCTCGTCCGGGTGCATGGTCAGCCGGAAGGTGACCCGGTCCCCGTCGCGCTCCAGCACCTCGACCGAGGCGTACTCGCTGAACAGCTGCGGCCAGCGTTCGAGGTCGTTGGTGAGCTCCCAGGTGAGGTCCACGGGCGCCGAGATGGTGATCTGGTTGTCGGTGTGTCCGGTCATGTCAGGCTCCAGAGGTGAGTTGCGGGTTGACGAGGTCGAGGAACTCGTGCGGGGTCTTGCAGGTCTCCGGGTCGTTGCCGATCGACAGACCGAACCGGTTCTCCAGCTCGGACACGATGCCGAGCAGGCCGAGCGAGTCGAGGCCGTAGTCGACGAAGGCCGACTCGGGGTGGCTCTCCATCTCCCACGGGTCCACCGAAAGGCCCGCCCGAGCCTTCATCAGGGAGGCGAGGTCTTCGAAGGTCACAGGGCCGTTCATCTGGGTGTCTCCTTTGTGGATGGGGGCGCGGACCGCGCGGGTCACGCCCGTTCGTCCGGGGCGCGCCGCAGCACCAGCGCCGAGTTGCAGCCCATCAGGCCCCGGCTGAGCACCAGCGCGGTGCGCAGCGGGATCTGGCGGGGGTGCCCGGTGACGAGGTCGAGGTCGTGGCGCACCTCGGTGACATTGGGGGTGGGGGGCACCACGCCGTGCTCCAGGGCGAGCACCGCCGTGGCCACGTCCAGCGACGAGGCCGCGGAGTAGGCCCGGCCGTACCCGGTCTTGGGCGCGGTCACCGGGACGTCGGCGGCGTGCTGGCCCAGCGCGTCGGCGATCGCCAGCGCCTCGGCCTGGTCCGCCGCCGGCACGCCCAGCGCGTCGGCGAAGACCACGTCGACGTCCTGGGCCGAGCAGCCGGCCTCCGCCAGTGCCTCGTGGATCGCCCGCGCCAGCCCCTGCCGGGAGCGCTGCCAGTCCCCGGTGCCGGTGAAGGTGGCGGCGTGGCCGGCCACCACCGCCCGCGCCTTGGCCCCGCGCCGGCGCGCCGCCTCCTGCTCCTCCAGGACGAACATCGCGCCGCCCTCGGCGGGGGAGAAGCCGCAGGCGTCCTCGGTGAACGGCAGGTAGGCCCGCGTCGGGTCCGCGGCCAGGCTGAGCTCGCGGGTAGCCGAGCTGGCAGACCACCGAGTACGGCGCCAGCGGTGCCTCGGTGGCGCCGGCCACCATCGCGTCGGTGCCGCGCCGGATCGTGCGGCAGGCCTGCGCGAAGACGTCGAGCCCGCCCGCCTCGTCGTTGGCCAGCACCCCGCACGGTCCCTGGAAGCCGCCGCGGATCGAGATCTGACCGGTGCTGGCCGCGTAGAACCAG
This genomic window contains:
- a CDS encoding SRPBCC family protein, whose amino-acid sequence is MTGHTDNQITISAPVDLTWELTNDLERWPQLFSEYASVEVLERDGDRVTFRLTMHPDEQGKVWSWVSEREADRQSLTVEARRVETGPFEHMSIRWEYHEVPGGTSMRWIQDFRMKPTAPVDDAGMTEHINRNSRIQMELIRDKVEQHAKETPATMPR
- a CDS encoding acyl carrier protein, with the translated sequence MNGPVTFEDLASLMKARAGLSVDPWEMESHPESAFVDYGLDSLGLLGIVSELENRFGLSIGNDPETCKTPHEFLDLVNPQLTSGA